One genomic segment of Brassica napus cultivar Da-Ae chromosome A3, Da-Ae, whole genome shotgun sequence includes these proteins:
- the LOC106441325 gene encoding PHD finger protein ALFIN-LIKE 7 produces MFRRVVPSSSSSSAQNRDMLRRVTTSSPLIRDDYIPRTVEHIFINYRLRRVGLLRAFGTDVGTLYNLCDPGYKENLSLYGYPDGTWDVQEARMLLPPNLPEPTVGINLARDRMRAIDWVTVVAEHCDSWLLSLAFLFGVDLSHDDRERLFERINGLPTLAEKVKEYYPGQLIQSRIQQANLEN; encoded by the exons ATGTTCCGCCGTGTagttccttcttcttcttcttcttccgcaCAAAACCGCGACATGCTCCGTCGTGTAACAACTTCTTCCCCACTGATACGCGATGACTACATCCCAAGAACCGTCGAGCATATCTTCATAAATTATAGATTACGTCGCGTCGGCTTGCTTCGAGCTTTCGGTACAG ATGTTGGAACTTTATACAATTTATGCGATCCGG GTTATAAGGAGAATCTGTCTTTATACGGATACCCGGATGGGACATGGGACGTGCAAGAAGCACGCATGCTGCTTCCTCCTAATCTTCCCGAGCCAACGGTTGGAATCAACTTAGCCAGAGATCGTATGAGGGCTATTGATTGGGTGACGGTGGTGGCTGAGCACTGTGATTCTTGGTTGCTCTCTCTTGCTTTCCTCTTCGGTGTTGACCTTAGTCATGATGACAG GGAGCGTCTATTCGAGAGGATCAATGGTCTCccaactcttgctgaaaaagtGAAGGAATACTATCCAGGACAGTTAATCCAATCAAGGATCCAGCAAGCAAATCTAGAAAACTag
- the LOC106427882 gene encoding signal recognition particle receptor subunit beta — protein sequence MENLEDLKMMAEQWSNQGIEYLQKIPQDQLYAAVGVLLFTTVLLLLSIRLVRRTKSNTVLLSGLSGSGKTVLFYQLRDGSSHQGTVTSMEPNEGTFVLHSENTKKGKVKPVHLVDVPGHSRLRPKLEEFLPQAAAIVFVVDALEFLPNCRAASEYLYDILTNANVVKKKIPVLLCCNKTDKLTAHTKEFIRKQMEKEIEKLRASRSAVSTADIANDYTIGIEGEVFSFSHCCNKVTVAEASGLNGETVQVQDFIREYIKP from the exons ATGGAGAATTTGGAAGATCTGAAAATGATGGCGGAGCAGTGGTCGAATCAAGGTATTGAGTATCTTCAGAAGATACCTCAAGATCAGCTCTATGCCGCCGTTGGTGTTCTCTTGTTTACAACCGTTTTGCTCCTCTTATCAA TTCGCTTGGTGAGGCGTACCAAATCAAACACTGTGCTCCTTTCTGGGCTCAGTGGAAGTGGAAAGACTGTGCTCTTCTATCAA CTCCGAGATGGATCATCCCATCAGGGTACTGTAACATCAATGGAACCGAATGAAGGCACTTTCGTTCTTCACTCTGAAAACACTAAG AAAGGAAAAGTCAAGCCTGTTCATCTTGTTGATGTTCCTGGACACTCTCGGCTTCGACCTAAGCTGGAAGAGTTCTTGCCCCAAGCAGCTGCTATTGTCTTTGTTGTAGACGCCTTGGAGTTCCTCCCTAACTGTCGTGCAGCTTCAGA GTACCTATACGACATTCTGACCAATGCCAACGTTGTCAAGAAGAAGATACCAGTCCTCCTTTGCTGTAACAAGACGGATAAACTCACCGCGCACACCAAGGAGTTCATCAGGAAGCAGATGGAGAAAGAAAT TGAGAAACTGAGAGCTTCAAGGAGTGCAGTATCTACAGCTGATATAGCCAACGACTACACCATTGGAATCGAAGGAGAAGTGTTCTCCTTCTCGCATTGCTGTAACAAAGTCACTGTCGCTGAAGCATCTGGACTCAATGGAGAAACTGTTCAGGTCCAAGACTTCATTCGTGAATACATCAAGCCCTGA
- the LOC106442975 gene encoding cytochrome P450 90A1 — translation MQKPPACPLSHLHIYSLYPFLSIIIMAFSFSFTALALLISSLAAAFLLLFRRTRYRRMGLPPGSLGFPLIGETLQLIKAYKTEDPEPFIDERVARYGSVFTTHLFGEPTVFSADAETNRFVLQNEGKLFECAYPASISNLMGKHSLIRMEGSLHKRMHSFTMSFANASAMKDHLMVDIDRLVRFNLGSWSSRVLLMEESKKMTFDVAVKQLTSFDPGEWSENLRKEYHLVIEGFFSLSHPLFSTTYRKAIKARRKVAEALTAVIMERREEEKEGAERKTDMLAALIAADDGFSDEEIVDFFVAILVDAYETTPTIMTLAVKFLTETPLALAQLKEEHEKIRAMKSDSESLEWSDYKSMTFTQCVVNETLRVANVIGGVFRRAMTDVEINGYKIPKGWKVFLSFRGVHLDPNNFNDARTFNPWRWQSNSVTTSPSKVFTPFGGGPRICPGYELARVAISVFLHHLVTSFSWVHEEKDKMVFFPTTRTQKRYPITVKRRGGGLSST, via the exons ATGCAGAAACCCCCAGCGTGCCCACTCTCCCATCTCCATATATACTCCCTCTATCCTTTCCTCTCTATCATCATCAtggccttctccttctccttcaccGCCCTCGCCCTCCTCATCTCCTCCCTCGCAGCCGCTTTCCTCCTCCTCTTTCGCCGCACCCGTTACCGTCGGATGGGACTTCCTCCAGGAAGTCTCGGCTTTCCTCTCATAGGCGAGACTCTGCAGCTGATCAAAGCTTACAAGACAGAGGATCCTGAGCCTTTCATCGACGAGAGAGTGGcccggtacggttcggttttcaCGACGCATCTATTCGGCGAACCGACGGTTTTCTCTGCTGATGCGGAAACGAACCGGTTCGTTCTCCAGAACGAGGGGAAGCTCTTCGAGTGCGCTTATCCAGCTTCTATAAGTAATCTCATGGGGAAACACTCTTTGATTCGTATGGAAGGTTCTTTGCATAAACGTATGCACTCTTTTACCATGAGCTTCGCTAATGCTTCAGCCATGAAAGACCATCTCATGGTTGATATTGACCGGTTAGTCCGGTTTAATCTCGGTTCTTGGTCCTCTCGTGTTCTCCTCATGGAAGAATCCAAAAAG ATGACGTTTGACGTAGCAGTGAAGCAGCTCACGAGCTTTGATCCAGGGGAGTGGAGTGAGAATTTAAGGAAAGAGTATCATCTTGTTATCGAAGggttcttctctctttctcacccTCTCTTCTCCACCACTTACCGCAAAGCCATCAAA GCGCGGAGGAAGGTGGCGGAGGCGTTGACGGCGGTGATTATGGAGAGGAgggaggaggagaaggaagGAGCGGAGAGAAAAACAGATATGCTCGCGGCGTTGATAGCGGCGGATGATGGCTTTTCCGATGAAGAGATTGTTGATTTCTTTGTGGCTATACTCGTCGATGCTTATGAAACAACGCCTACTATCATGACTCTCGCCGTTAAGTTTCTTACCGAAACTCCTCTAGCTCTTGCTCAACTCAAG GAAGAGCATGAAAAGATTAGGGCAATGAAGAGCGATTCTGAGAGTCTTGAATGGAGTGATTACAAGTCAATGACATTCACACAATGT GTGGTTAACGAGACTCTGAGAGTAGCTAACGTCATCGGCGGTGTTTTCAGGCGGGCAATGACGGATGTTGAGATCAATG gttaTAAGATTCCAAAAGGGTGGAAGGTGTTCTTATCGTTTAGAGGAGTTCATTTAGATCCAAACAACTTCAACGACGCTCGCACTTTCAACCCTTGGAGATGGcag AGCAACTCGGTAACAACAAGCCCTTCTAAAGTGTTCACACCGTTTGGTGGAGGACCAAGGATATGTCCTGGTTACGAGCTAGCTAGGGTTGCAATCTCTGTTTTCCTTCACCACCTAGTGACAAGCTTCAG TTGGGTTCATGAAGAGAAAGACAAGATGGTTTTCTTTCCAACTACAAGAACACAGAAACGGTACCCGATCACCGTGAAGCGACGTGGTGGTGGCTTATCATCTACttaa
- the LOC106427871 gene encoding anthranilate synthase alpha subunit 1, chloroplastic yields MSSSMNVATVKPLSFSRRLVPSAVSRGLASSVTVSGYSSRSSAYAPSLRSIKCVSVSPEASIVSDTKKLADASKSTNLVPIFRCIFSDQLTPVLAYRCLVKEDDREAPSFLFESVEPGSQMSSVGRYSVVGAQPAMEIVAKEDKVIVMDHKSGSLTEEYVEDPMEIPRKISESWNPDPQLVQDLPDAFCGGWVGFFSYDTVRYVEKRKLPFSKAPEDDRNLPDMHLGLYDDVVVFDHVEKKAYVIHWIRLDATVPYETAYSNGLQHLENLVSKLHDIAPPKLAAGNVNLQTRQFGPALENSNVTREEYKEAVVNAKEHILAGDIFQIVLSQRFERRTFADPFEVYRALRVVNPSPYMGYLQARGCILVASSPEILTKVKQNKIVNRPLAGTSRRGKTEVEDKRLEKELLENEKQCAEHIMLVDLGRNDVGKVAKYGSVKVEKLMNIERYSHVMHISSTVTGELQDDLSCWDTLRAALPVGTVSGAPKVKAMELIDELEPTRRGPYSGGFGGVSFTGDMDIALSLRTIVFPTASQYNTMYSYKDANKRREWVAYLQAGAGVVADSDPEDEHRECQNKAAGLARAIDLAESAFVKK; encoded by the exons ATGTCTTCCTCGATGAACGTGGCGACGGTGAAGCCTCTGAGCTTCTCTCGCCGCCTCGTCCCCTCTGCGGTTTCTCGCGGACTCGCTTCTTCCGTGACGGTTTCTGGATATTCCAGTAGAAGCTCGGCTTACGCGCCTTCTCTCCGTTCGATCAAATGCGTGTCTGTATCGCCGGAAGCTTCAATAG TAAGTGATACAAAGAAGCTCGCAGATGCTTCTAAGAGCACGAACCTTGTACCAATTTTCCGCTGCATTTTCTCGGATCAGCTCACTCCCGTTCTTGCTTACCGTTGCTTGGTCAAAGAAGATGACCGTGAAGCTCCTAGCTTTCTTTTTGAGTCCGTTGAGCCTGGCTCTCAGATGTCCAGCGTT GGTCGTTATAGCGTTGTTGGGGCTCAGCCTGCGATGGAGATAGTTGCAAAGGAGGATAAAGTTATTGTAATGGATCACAAAAGTGGAAGCTTGACTGAGGAATACGTTGAGGATCCTATGGAGATCCCGAGGAAAATCTCTGAGTCGTGGAACCCTGATCCTCAGCTAGTTCAGGACCTTCCTGATGCGTTTTGTG GTGGCTGGGTTGGTTTTTTCTCGTACGACACAGTTCGCTACGTAGAAAAAAGGAAGCTTCCATTTTCAAAGGCCCCTGAGGATGATAGGAACTTGCCAGACATGCATCTTGGTCTATATGACGATGTAGTTGTATTTGATCACGTGGAGAAG AAAGCATATGTTATCCACTGGATTAGACTAGATGCGACCGTTCCTTATGAGACGGCATACAGTAATGGACTGCAGCATTTGGAGAATTTGGTATCCAAGTTACACGATATTGCGCC GCCAAAGCTGGCTGCAGGTAACGTGAATCTTCAGACGCGACAATTTGGACCAGCTCTGGAAAACTCAAACGTGACTCGCGAAGAGTACAAGGAGGCTGTGGTCAATGCTAAAGAACATATACTTGCAGGAGACATATTCCAGATTGTGTTGAGTCAGCGTTTTGAAAGGAGAACGTTTGCAGACCCCTTTGAGGTCTACAGAGCTCTAAGAGTAGTGAATCCAAGTCCGTATATGGGTTATTTGCAG GCTAGAGGATGTATTTTGGTAGCATCAAGTCCAGAAATTCTCACCAAAGTAAAGCAGAACAAGATAGTGAATCGGCCATTAGCAGGAACCAGCAGGAGAGGGAAAACAGAGGTGGAAGATAAAAGATTAGAGAAGGAGCTGCTAGAGAACGAGAAGCAATGTGCTGAGCACATCATGTTGGTCGATCTCGGTCGCAACGACGTTGGGAAAGTTGCCAAATACGGTTCGGTGAAAGTTGAAAAACTTATGAACATCGAACGTTACTCCCATGTTATGCATATAAGCTCCACC GTGACAGGAGAGTTACAAGATGATTTATCTTGCTGGGACACACTACGTGCGGCTCTACCAGTGGGCACAGTTAGCGGCGCACCGAAGGTGAAAGCCATGGAGCTAATCGACGAGCTCGAGCCTACACGGCGAGGACCATACAGTGGAGGTTTTGGTGGAGTCTCGTTTACTGGCGACATGGACATTGCTTTATCACTTAGGACAATAGTTTTCCCGACGGCAAGTCAATACAACACAATGTACTCTTACAAAGATGCTAACAAACGCCGTGAATGGGTGGCTTATCTTCAAGCTGGAGCAGGTGTGGTAGCAGACAGTGACCCGGAGGACGAGCACCGCGAGTGCCAGAACAAAGCCGCTGGTCTTGCCCGAGCCATCGACTTGGCTGAATCCGCTTTTGTTAAAAAATGA